The genomic stretch CAGCCAAGTTTGCTGGTTTGCCCAGCTCCTGACTAGTGAAAAAAGTTGACATTCAGTCTGTGCCAGGCCAGGAATAGCCTCTGTAATTCAACTCCTCATCACAACTTGCTAGGCACTTAAGAGagccactgaaaaaagcctCCTATTTAAAAGAAGGGAGGTTGGTTTCTGATTAAGCTTCTTGAAATCTGTACATTCATGAAAGCTTTTCTGGTAGCTTGTATCAGATGATGCCTGCTGCAAACTCCTCACATAATTCTCAGTATTTCCCAAGCAGTTCCAAATGCCCAGAGTTGCTTTCCTCTGTCTTGAAATATACTAAATTCAGACATCCTTCAATGTTTGAACGAGCTGAATCATGACCTAAGCTCAAACACTGCACCTTACTTGCTTGTCGCCATGTTTGTCCAaaaaggtaaagaaatgggACTTTATCAGGTTACTAAACCAGCCATGAACAGCTGCTTTGCCTGAAGTTCAGAACTTGCCATCATACCTATACAAGAGAGAGCTAGATCAGTCCCACTAGTGATCTGTACCTTGAACACTTGGTTTAGATATAGCTTTTCCAGCTTGAAACATTACACTGCCCAAGTACTAGTATTGGCCAGGCAAGACAAGGATCTTCACAAGGGTTTCAGAGACAGTGACAGTCgctattctttttttaatcggTGACACCAAGTTGTTTTTGTAACAGTGATTCCGTCTAGGAAAATAATCGCTGAGATTACATCATGATCTCCATGTTTATTGTTACGCTACTCACATTTTCAGCAAGTGTTCTCAGTTTACAAGGGACAAGATGTTTCTTCAGACCTCTGTCCATGAGATCTGAAAGCCAGCCTTCTTCCTAGTTCAGGCACCACCACCAATAGTGATAAACATTGTGCTGCTGGAATTTAGTCAACAGCTCCTTTGAAGTGTGAGCTGTAACATAATCACAATCTCCCACCGCTGTGCTGGCTTTGCACAGTTAAGAGTACCACAGAAGCAGTAAAATTGTAATTTAGCTTCAGAGCAAAGAGATAACTGAGTACACATCTCTGCGATGAGGATGACCTTTTACATCTGGCTGCAACCAAAcattgcgggggggggggttaatttatattaactttttttttttttttaattcagacattttaaacaaatgacAGAAAGCTCTGATTGGTACAGACTTGTCCCTAAACTAACACTGCAACTGTCCTTCCTCTAATAAAGTATAGGAGACCATACCAATGGGCGAGCCACTTTTGCCAGTGTGTTTTGAATACCATGGACTGACACAAAAGCCTTAGGACAGACCATTGCTTCAGAAAAAGTCTACTGTACCAAGCACATCTATGTGCTATTTGCATTATCTAGGGCCAGGCAATTCTCTTTGTAGGAAATGGATATATTCTTGCAAAGGTTAAGCAAACTAATCTGAACCTTGGGGGGTCTCCACAGCAAGAAGAGAGCAGCAATGCATGTTTGCCATAACTGAGCTTTCCTTTAGCATCTTCTGACTCTGGTTCATGCATGGAAGCAAATTGGATGTTTTGTTTACTGCCCCTCACCATCCCAAATGTCCACCTTTCCCCTCCTTTACAACAGGGGCAGTGAAAAGGATAAACTTTCAAACCTCAACTGTGTTAGTTCCCAGTCCACCAGACCGATGTCTGTCTATACTTGTTGGCAGTAGGAAGTCATATACAGGTGAAGTAGAGGCACGCATTTTCCTCTGCAGTCCCTGTGAATGTGTGGCGCAGCAGGGGTGTAGACAGCGGCAGGGAAGAACTCATCTGGCACAACCCCTCTTTTTAGCCTGGAGACGTCACTCAGCCTTTGCAATGGGCAGACTGCCAGGAAACCATTGCTCACTCAGCTGTTAGTCCCTGCTGGGGCTACCAGAGAATGTTGGAGATTGCTATAGTTGTTTGCTTGGAACCTGACTGCACTCCACAAGCTACTAAAGCCTGAAGGTATTTGATTACTGTAATTTTGGGGTGGATACCTGTGTCTTTTGGTGAGAAATCCTTTAAGTCACTCCTAAAATGGTTGTGAAATGTGAATGAACAAGTAAATGAATGGAGCACAAGACAATCTTCAGATCATGCAAataaatgtctttgttttcaaattgcAGAGTTCATTTAAGATCAAAAAATGCTGAGGGTCGGAAACATCCCAGGACACTACTTCTGTCAACTGTACATCACTGGACTATTTCTACCTCCTCACTAAAGATGGTTAGAAATGAAGCCAAATGCAAGCATGAGAGGGAGTTCTAAATATGAGAAGCAAAGTTACATGGCAGGCAGGTATGTACCTATACTTCCCGCTCATATGACAGTTAAGTATCAAAACCAAGAGTGGGATGGCCTTtcatttgtcttctctttttcttgctgCATTATACACAAAACTGTATGTACCCTGAGGGGAATGAAACTCACTTTTTGAAAAGTCTTTGTACAAAGTAAAAGGGAGAAGCTCTGTTAAGCTCATTTTATTTCTGGTGTAAATCTATTCTAGTTCTGCATAAGTTACTGGAATTCTGTTGCTGGAAGGACAGAATCAAGATTCACTACGATACTTTGAGTCTAAAAATAGGTTAGCTGAGATTTTTTCaatagaaagggaaaatgaggaGTATTTTCAGTTGAAGAACTGAGCCTGAGTAATTCAGCTGATTAAGCCCAGTTCCTCTGACTTTTCATACTTTGACCAGCACTGAATCCTCAGAGAAAAATGTGCGCTTTACAAGAGTCTCACTGAGCTGAGCTTCTGGAATTACGGATTTGGACAGCTGGAGCTGTTGATACCTGGATCTGTATGTCATGGCTCAGTTCTACAGTGGATCCAAGATTTCAAGTAGAGCTGAAGGgtctgttttgcttttacttgttCCACCCAAAGATTCCACCATCCTGTCTTCATGTTGATGTGGAATTGGACAAAAACTACCATGCTGTAGGCCCTGACTGCATTGTGATCGGGGCTTAAGGAAGGCTGTGATATTTTGCAATTGTGTTGAATGGGTTACCTTTTTCTCTCAGCAGTTCTAGAACTGAAACCAAATGCTCCTTGAGCTCCTTTAGTGGGTCTGCTAGAGTACCCTAGGCTCTCCTGCCTTCTGCTGGCTAAACTGATATTAGCAGCCTCTTCAGTTCCAGTGTGCCAACCTAGCTGTATTTGAAAATGGGTGGAGGATTTTACTCCAGCAGTATTTGCTTGGAGCCTGCTAATGCACAGTAAGTCCTCTTTACCTGTAGTGccattctgctttctgaaacaagGGTTCTGCTCAGGGTAATTATCACAGCAAAACTCCAGCCTGATACAAGCATGTTCATCTCTGTAGACTATATTTTCCACAGTCATGAACTAATAAATGAGTGAGGATATAATCtcctataattttatttttcacaaaatattttaaattataattatGATTTCTTGCCAAGTTTTACcaacttttctttcattctggaCATAGTGTGCAATGATGTACCAAGTGgccttctttttttaagtaaattttcccctttttatcGTTAATTTTTCCTGCCCAAAAAGCAGCTAACTTTCTAAGCTAAATACATGTACAATGCTCAGAGGTCCTTATAGTTGGAAGTATGGAAAGGCAAGTACTGAAATTTGGTTCTTATATCCTTGTTTAAGAACCCAAGCAAGAAACCTGAGGTGAAACCACTTTTTTTAATGGCGCTTTCAAGAAATTAAACTATGAGCTACCTACCGTAAGCTACTTAAATTGTCAAAcataacaattattttttatgcTATGTTATTCATTTTATTGCTAGCATCCTGCTTAGAATACATGTAGGAGTAAATTAGTCAGTCACTGATACATCTGCAACTTGTCTAATAGTGCTAATatagaaaaattattatttatattttttggctttgcagagaagaaaatttcCTTCAACTATTCCATAAGATGAATCAATGTGCAACAGCAGCACCAAATCACTTTATGATTGTGAATTGCTAACAACTGGAACAGCTGGAACCACCCCACACAATCATCTGCCTGAAATTAATCCTTTGGAGAATTCATTCATGATTCCTATGAACAATGCAGGGAAATAAGAAACATACAGAAGGACATAGTGACTCCTCAAGTATTGGGAGTCTCCTGGATGAAACAGATAGAGAAGTGAGCAGCCTCACAGACCGGGCTTTCAAAAGTTTGTGTGTGGCAGAACTCGAAGACTCTTACAGTGAGTCAGATCTTCCTATTTCACCCGACTTTGCCCTCCAGTTCTCTGCTAAACTTCACCCAGGTGCATTAAACCATGCCATCAAGAACAGCAATGTCTGTAACAAGCTAACAGCAAGAAACAATGAACATACAATATGGGCTTCCACATTCCAGCAGTTACCAAAGTGTgctcaggaggagaaaaaggttgctaaaaataacagctttaccatggaaaggaaaaaactgaATTTACCAGTTCCTGGTCCAAGGAACAATAAACATGCTTCAAAAGTGTCCTCATTGATTAAGACATTTGATAAGACTGCAGACCAAGGGTCAGGGGGTTCCCTGATAGCTGTTAAGCAGCCCATTAAGAATAGCTTTCAGAAATGTAAGTTTAATCATGGAAATGATATGGCTTGTTGGGATGACACAGACATTTTAAGCAACCACAAGGAACTTTCTGAATATTCTGAGGCTAGTCAAGGTAGCCACTCTCGCAGTAGCAGACATGAGCCACAGAAAAGACCTAATAAAATAGACCTGAGTTATTGTGGTTCTGATGATTATTATCCTGTGCTGATTGAGATGTCAAAAGTAGCCAAGTCAAATTTTTCCCGTTCttccaaaaaggctttaaaaaacagaactgTGAAAGTTAATGAGCCAgcaaaaaaaggtaattttcttcacagtgagaATAGTGCTTTTGAATCATGGAAAGTTCATCAtaaaaaaatgtctgaaaagGAGGAATTTGTTGAtatagaaatgaaaaaggaaggtCTTACCTACCTGGAAGAAGCACCATTTATTAAAGGATCCTACACACAGGAACATAAATTGCCACCTGTCAAGACCACTGTTGCtaagaaacaagagaaagaTTTTCGGATGAAGCTAACACCAGAAGCTGCTTTCAGCatccctctcccagctgcataTGAAACTCAGGACCCCTTTccttcagaaactgaatttcctgctgctcttcctcctaCACCCCCCCCTAGAATCCATGTGCACCGGGGTCCCCCTCAGCCACCACCTGTCCCACCCCTTCCACCTCCAAACCAGCAGGGCCATCCCCCAACACCCCCTAACCCTGAAGCTCCTCCTGTGCCACCACCCCCAATGCCAGCTCAACTTTCCCCCCCTTCCATATCCCCAGCCTCCATCTCACCCCAGTCCATGCCCCACAGGATGGTTTCACCTATGTCCCAGGCACCCAGCCCACCTCCACCAAGACCCCTGGGCACCTTAACTGAAGGCGAGCACCTCAGTCAGCAGTTGGGCAATACCTGTCCACcctggaggaggcagagggCTGCAAAAGGggcagcagagaagaaacagactTCAAAGGAGAAGTTCACAGCCAGCGATGAGACATGCTCATTGTCTGAAAAGGCGACTGGTGCCAGACCTGGTCTGGAGGTGACTCCTCTACCTAGACAGGTAAACTCCCCTGGATCGATCAGTCCCCCTTTCAACATCACCGAACTCTTAACACCCATCATACCACCAAAACAGGAGGACACTGTTGAAAGTGAGCTGATCCCACTGACACCTCCACCCACTGAGAACACGGCACTGGGAGACCATGAGGGGAACGCATTCGACAATTACAGGTCTCGGGATAGTTACAAATCAAAAGCATCGAGTCTGTTATTCAACTTGAAGGATGTGCGCAAACGTGTTAAAAGCATTTATACTCCTTCTCCTCTGTTGAGGGCcttggaggagaaaaacaaaatgagggAGAATATCCAGGaaagtacaaaaataaatgcctCATTCTCCACTTCACAAGAAAAAAGTAGCAAGAATATTGCAGACAAAGATGAATCGAGTGATATAACCTCCATATTGTCTGGCAGTATTCACGAGAAGGACAATAAAACTGATTTAACTGGACACTTTACAGACAATTACCTGACTATGAGTTCACCCCAGACAACAGGGGACCTTTTATTTTACCAAACTGGAGACAATTTGCAGCAAGACAACTCAACACGTGAAGACCTGGTTAAAAACACaaggaagaatgaaaacttCCCCTTGTTCAGACATGAATCAAATGAACCTGATTTAAGAAAACATCTACACTATCCAGCACTGAAACCATTCAGTAGAGACAATGCAGACACAACAGCTGGGCAAAATCACACTGTCCAGGGTGAGGAAAATGAGAGACAGGCTGCTATTCAGAATGAAAATCTTGCCTTCAAAACACTCCCAAATCAACTCTCACCAGCAGAGGATGTACCTTACAGTGACACCCAAATCAACTTGGTGGTACCTGACCGTGAAGCACAAGGCAGAAGAAGCACTAGTTCTTCAGAGCAGTCTTTTGTCTCCACGGTAGAGCAGCCACTTCAGGATGAGGCATTTCCACCAGTGCCCCTGGTACAGAAGGCATGCCTCCAAGAAAGTCAGAGGACTAAGAGTGAAATGGGTACAGACAGTAAGAATAGCCACAATGAGAAAGGGGAAGAGATTGAGGAAGATGAGCTGCAGTATTATGCTTGTATCGGCTCTGGTCCTAGTGCAGCAgagaaaagggaggggaaggttACAGGGAATGAACAGAGGAGCTTGATGAAAGACAAactgaggagagagaaaagcaaagaggcCAACAGCGTGGattctgctgccagcagtgtAAGGGACATGTCCATCCCCAAGCCTGAAGAACCACAAACACTGCCAACTTCAAGTGCAACCAAACCCAGTCTGTTTATGATTAAAGATAACACGTTCAGGTCTCCTCAGGTAataagggctgtcaagctgccTCTGTTCAGGTCCTTTTCCCTGGATGATACAGTGAGCAGCAGTTATAAGGAAATGGAAGGTAGGTTTATGCCCCCAGCATGGCACAATAAGCAATACCAAAAGACGTTGCATGCTCAGGAGGTAGGCTGGTCAGCATCGAGGCACAGAGGGAAGCAGAATGTGAGGGATGGAGCAACCGACAGAGGAAAAGAGGCCAGTGAGCCTGGATCTACTCCAGCAACACTGGATCCCAGTCATCTGGAAGATACAGAGAACCCTTTGTTAGGGAAGCTGATGGAAGAAGATAAAGAGACTTGCGCTTTGTTAGATAAAGTTGGGAAAACGAATGAGGAAAGTgtctgcagaaggaaagagaggacCCAGTCTAGGAAGGCAAGACACAGCTTAACACATCCAAATATAGGTCTGGAAAATTACCAAGAACGAAACAACCCCAGTTATcccacagaaagaaagacaaattaCTTTAAGAATCATCATCTATCTAATCGCAGGGGTGGATCTTGTGcgaaaaaaataatcactagGGAGACAATTTCCCCTGTGACTGACTCCATATCAGAGGACCACTCTTATTCTCCTGTATCCCATGAAGCTTTAGAGGACATCCTACGTGCAGAAGGTGCACCAGTTTTGTTAGATAGTCTTGCATGCTCTGCTGTTGCAAGCCCCAGGTCAGGCAGCACAATGTACTCTCTTACTGCCAGTTCGTTGTCAGACAAACCAACAATTTCAGGCCTTAGAGAGACAGAGGATGTTATAAACCCTGCCTTGCTGAACATGGCACCAAAGAGCCAAGCTGACATGGCTGCCGGAGAGATACTTGATTCAGCACAGAGAAATCTGCTTTCTGATTCTGCAGGGGAAGCTGAGGGACTGGAGCCCAGGGACCCTAGggagagagcagcaggcaagccTCCCGCTGTGCCaccaaaaacagaaaaagctctGCGGAGGGCCAAAAAGCTGgcaaacaggagaaagaaaatgcaagagcagcagaaaaaacaTCAGACTGAGCATACAGATGCTGTAGGGAGGAAGTCTTCTCATTCTGGACAGACACTAGCATCTGTTTCAGCCTTGGGATATTCTCCTCTCCACCCTGCCCCTCACTCAACTTTTACTCCCACAGAAACCAGTACAGGAAGATCCAGTCGTGTATCAACAGTAAGCCCTTCACCCTCTTTAACCCAACGTAAACTCCTCCAAGACCCTGACTCTGGTCAATACTATGTAGTTGATTTACCAGCTGAAGTTAATGTAAAGACATTTTATGACCCTGAAACTGGCAAATATGTTCAAGTCTCAGTCCCTTCCTCAGAAGGGAACTTAGACCAACCCTCCTCTTCAGAAATTATGAGTTCTCCCTATGTCTCCTACCCTAGAGTGCTGCCTTTACCAGCTTCATCTGTAGCAGTGCTGAAGTCACCTTCTCAGCTCTCTGAACCTACCTGGTTAATGCCAGCTGAACCAGGAGAACAAGCTGAACTAcatgaagatggccagcaggtctGCAGATACTCTGAAGCTGTGGATACTCAGCCCTATATTGAACCAGCCTCTTCCTCGTACAGTCAAGACATTCAAGAAACTAAAGTTCACTTAGGAAAGGACATGAGCCCAACACCAAATACTGACATAGTGTCTATCACAGATATAGATGattttgctgctgaaggagTATCTTGAAAGCTGAACAAAATATGCCAGATGACAGTGTTAAGAACCGTTTGgacagacacatgcacacaaaagcACATGCAGATTTGATGTTTGTACAACACTTTATGTCTGAATCTCATtgtggtttgggtgggaaggaaaatgaaagctgacCACATTGAAAGATGTGAGGTGATGATCACTCTGAACAGTGAAATTGAGTAAGCACCAAATTATCAGTGAGATGAAAGGGCAATGCCAGCTAAACAAATAAATACGACAGTATGAAGccactgcttgctgctgctgctgctttgccattaTGGTGACTGGCATTGCCAAAGCAAGTGTCCTTTTGCCCAGATGTGTTGCATGATATATGACACAAAATATAACCTGCAAGACCATCCTGTGCACCCTGTGAGACCTAGGACAGATGCCTCGTCTACTGAACTTTCCTCACTCACTGAACTGTATTGACAGGTAGAAAACATATGGCTACAAATATGCCATAAACCCAAGATTCATTTTTTGCACACATTGATTGCCCAGATGTTTTTGACAAGAAGATTGTATACTGAATGCGCAATACAACAGCCATGtcaaaaaacatttaaacaacCAGAATTCAGTTGCAGCTGCTCTAGACTTCTCAATATACTTTTGCAGTGCCCACTAACATGCTGCTGaattctttgt from Lathamus discolor isolate bLatDis1 chromosome 3, bLatDis1.hap1, whole genome shotgun sequence encodes the following:
- the C3H10orf71 gene encoding cardiac-enriched FHL2-interacting protein produces the protein MQGNKKHTEGHSDSSSIGSLLDETDREVSSLTDRAFKSLCVAELEDSYSESDLPISPDFALQFSAKLHPGALNHAIKNSNVCNKLTARNNEHTIWASTFQQLPKCAQEEKKVAKNNSFTMERKKLNLPVPGPRNNKHASKVSSLIKTFDKTADQGSGGSLIAVKQPIKNSFQKCKFNHGNDMACWDDTDILSNHKELSEYSEASQGSHSRSSRHEPQKRPNKIDLSYCGSDDYYPVLIEMSKVAKSNFSRSSKKALKNRTVKVNEPAKKGNFLHSENSAFESWKVHHKKMSEKEEFVDIEMKKEGLTYLEEAPFIKGSYTQEHKLPPVKTTVAKKQEKDFRMKLTPEAAFSIPLPAAYETQDPFPSETEFPAALPPTPPPRIHVHRGPPQPPPVPPLPPPNQQGHPPTPPNPEAPPVPPPPMPAQLSPPSISPASISPQSMPHRMVSPMSQAPSPPPPRPLGTLTEGEHLSQQLGNTCPPWRRQRAAKGAAEKKQTSKEKFTASDETCSLSEKATGARPGLEVTPLPRQVNSPGSISPPFNITELLTPIIPPKQEDTVESELIPLTPPPTENTALGDHEGNAFDNYRSRDSYKSKASSLLFNLKDVRKRVKSIYTPSPLLRALEEKNKMRENIQESTKINASFSTSQEKSSKNIADKDESSDITSILSGSIHEKDNKTDLTGHFTDNYLTMSSPQTTGDLLFYQTGDNLQQDNSTREDLVKNTRKNENFPLFRHESNEPDLRKHLHYPALKPFSRDNADTTAGQNHTVQGEENERQAAIQNENLAFKTLPNQLSPAEDVPYSDTQINLVVPDREAQGRRSTSSSEQSFVSTVEQPLQDEAFPPVPLVQKACLQESQRTKSEMGTDSKNSHNEKGEEIEEDELQYYACIGSGPSAAEKREGKVTGNEQRSLMKDKLRREKSKEANSVDSAASSVRDMSIPKPEEPQTLPTSSATKPSLFMIKDNTFRSPQVIRAVKLPLFRSFSLDDTVSSSYKEMEGRFMPPAWHNKQYQKTLHAQEVGWSASRHRGKQNVRDGATDRGKEASEPGSTPATLDPSHLEDTENPLLGKLMEEDKETCALLDKVGKTNEESVCRRKERTQSRKARHSLTHPNIGLENYQERNNPSYPTERKTNYFKNHHLSNRRGGSCAKKIITRETISPVTDSISEDHSYSPVSHEALEDILRAEGAPVLLDSLACSAVASPRSGSTMYSLTASSLSDKPTISGLRETEDVINPALLNMAPKSQADMAAGEILDSAQRNLLSDSAGEAEGLEPRDPRERAAGKPPAVPPKTEKALRRAKKLANRRKKMQEQQKKHQTEHTDAVGRKSSHSGQTLASVSALGYSPLHPAPHSTFTPTETSTGRSSRVSTVSPSPSLTQRKLLQDPDSGQYYVVDLPAEVNVKTFYDPETGKYVQVSVPSSEGNLDQPSSSEIMSSPYVSYPRVLPLPASSVAVLKSPSQLSEPTWLMPAEPGEQAELHEDGQQVCRYSEAVDTQPYIEPASSSYSQDIQETKVHLGKDMSPTPNTDIVSITDIDDFAAEGVS